Proteins encoded together in one Chitinophaga varians window:
- a CDS encoding serine hydrolase yields the protein MKRTILLLFVSLIINSLKAQTDSERLNEVMQAATDANIFNGVALVARHDSILLFKGYGWRDYEQKIPHDTNSVFQIGSVTKTFTATVILWLQEQHQLNIQDKLSKYFPKYRYADKITIKNLLTHTSGIYNFTDAHYLADLAEKPFRQTDFWNYIADKPLGFPPDSMHSYSNSNYMILGYIIEKVSGKPYEQMVREVIFDKAGMTHSGFDYAHLSSPYKSVGYDALNETTHQRARISDSSATYAAGAIYTTAGDLYRWNLALYGNKIVSQASLEEAFTPYKGTYGYGWYIEQPPGMKFVAHNGGIWGFQAHFKRILQDHGCIILLRNEMLGFEDYALSLHRIIQHDPNYYIPRKSISIPADSLSAYVGEYQLAGKPAFKASVTVREGNLYIAWTNFAPEQVFAEKKDWFFFKSYNSQIEYTRNEKGGISGFVAHNGKQEFPYEKIR from the coding sequence ATGAAAAGAACTATACTCCTCTTATTCGTTTCATTGATTATTAATTCTTTAAAAGCACAAACCGATAGCGAGAGACTGAATGAAGTGATGCAGGCCGCCACAGATGCCAATATCTTCAACGGTGTGGCTCTCGTTGCCCGCCATGACAGCATCCTGTTATTTAAAGGATATGGTTGGCGTGATTACGAACAGAAAATTCCTCATGACACCAATTCCGTATTCCAAATCGGCTCCGTTACCAAAACCTTTACCGCTACAGTTATCTTATGGCTGCAGGAACAACATCAGCTGAATATTCAAGATAAACTGAGTAAGTACTTCCCAAAGTACCGGTATGCAGATAAAATCACCATCAAAAACCTGTTGACACATACTTCCGGTATCTACAACTTTACAGACGCACACTACCTGGCAGATCTGGCCGAAAAGCCTTTCCGTCAGACGGACTTCTGGAATTATATTGCAGACAAACCGCTCGGATTCCCTCCCGATTCTATGCATAGTTACAGTAATTCCAACTATATGATACTTGGGTATATCATCGAAAAAGTTTCCGGCAAACCATATGAACAAATGGTACGGGAAGTGATATTCGATAAGGCTGGCATGACGCACTCCGGTTTTGACTACGCCCATTTATCCAGTCCGTATAAATCCGTTGGGTACGATGCTTTGAATGAAACCACTCATCAGCGCGCACGCATCTCCGATTCCAGTGCTACCTATGCTGCCGGGGCCATCTATACCACCGCTGGTGACCTGTACCGCTGGAATCTCGCCTTATATGGGAATAAAATTGTCAGTCAGGCTTCCCTGGAGGAAGCATTTACTCCTTATAAAGGCACCTACGGCTATGGCTGGTACATAGAACAACCACCCGGTATGAAGTTCGTAGCCCATAATGGCGGTATCTGGGGCTTTCAGGCACATTTCAAACGAATCCTTCAGGACCATGGCTGCATCATTTTGTTGCGCAATGAAATGCTGGGATTTGAAGACTATGCCCTGAGCCTTCACCGTATTATTCAACACGACCCTAATTACTACATACCCAGAAAAAGCATCTCTATCCCGGCCGATAGCCTTTCCGCTTATGTCGGCGAATACCAGCTTGCCGGCAAACCAGCGTTTAAGGCATCTGTCACAGTAAGGGAGGGCAACCTGTATATAGCCTGGACCAATTTCGCGCCCGAACAGGTATTCGCGGAAAAGAAAGATTGGTTCTTCTTTAAATCCTATAACAGTCAGATTGAGTACACCCGGAACGAAAAAGGCGGTATATCCGGATTTGTGGCCCATAACGGGAAACAGGAGTTTCCGTATGAAAAAATCAGGTAA
- a CDS encoding DUF4846 domain-containing protein: MKSFLFMLPAVGLAITTYAQQKVSEIPLPAGYTRITVEKNTFGEWLQNCTLKPDKTVYLYNGAPKRNQQAQYAVLDVPVGKRDLQQCADAVIRLRAEYLYKSNRTETIVFKATDGTKMDFSGWLKGDRFVLQQGKLLRKRMAAPGQGRALFEKYLETVFTYAGTISLSRELKQVRNPQNIQPGDVFIQGGSPGHAVIVIDVAQHRSGKKMFLLAQSYMPAQDIHILKNPASHSPWYDAAFGGKLITPEWIFNAGSLMQW; the protein is encoded by the coding sequence ATGAAATCTTTTCTTTTCATGCTGCCGGCCGTTGGACTGGCGATTACAACTTACGCGCAGCAGAAAGTTTCAGAAATACCATTGCCCGCTGGTTACACAAGAATCACAGTGGAAAAGAATACTTTTGGGGAATGGCTGCAAAACTGTACCCTAAAACCTGACAAAACAGTATACCTGTATAACGGCGCTCCCAAAAGAAATCAGCAAGCACAATATGCTGTACTTGATGTGCCTGTAGGAAAAAGGGACCTACAACAATGCGCTGATGCTGTGATCCGCCTGCGTGCAGAATACCTGTATAAGAGCAATCGTACCGAAACAATTGTTTTCAAAGCAACAGATGGCACCAAAATGGATTTCAGTGGCTGGCTGAAGGGAGACCGCTTTGTGTTACAGCAGGGAAAACTGTTACGAAAGCGTATGGCCGCACCCGGACAAGGAAGAGCATTATTTGAAAAATATCTCGAAACCGTATTCACTTATGCCGGCACTATTTCGCTTAGCCGTGAACTGAAACAGGTCCGGAACCCACAAAACATACAACCAGGAGACGTCTTTATCCAGGGAGGCTCCCCCGGCCATGCTGTTATAGTGATCGACGTAGCACAGCATCGGTCCGGCAAAAAAATGTTTCTGCTCGCCCAAAGTTATATGCCGGCGCAGGATATCCATATCCTGAAAAATCCGGCGTCCCATAGTCCCTGGTATGATGCAGCGTTCGGCGGCAAGTTAATTACTCCGGAATGGATATTCAATGCTGGTTCTTTAATGCAATGGTGA